TATGTTTAGCATTAAGATTCTTCTGGATGAacatttgaaaatctcatctcgctttctgaaccgctttatcctcactagggtccgtccaaatacaaaatatcaaaGGAGACAGGTTCAAAATCATTTCAGATTGTTTATTTGGTGGACCTGCTCTCCCTCATACCTccactcatcatcatcatcatcatcataataataataaggataTGCTGTTGGACTGCCAAATCAAAGAAATAAATAGGTACGCATTTTGCCCCGCTCTAGACGCactcaattaaaagaaaaagaagtggGGAAAATCTCATTCAAACTGCAGACTCGAGGAGTCAATAAATAAGCTCACATCTATGGTGTAGCTgtcatgtatgtacgtacataatTCATGTTCACGCTACGGAACAACAATCTTGAAAAGCTCTACaatacctgtgtgtgtgtgcgcgtgtgtgatttataaaataaaaaaaagtcaaatcaagtAAAAGCCGCTGCTTGATTAAAAGTGAACGGTCGCTCAGTATTTTTCACCAGGAAACAACTGCATGCACTGCACCGGCGACTCCTGCTTTTTGTCCCTTATgcgggggaaaaacaaaaaggaagtcaagtcAAGTCAAGTAAAAGGAAAAGGTGGATGTCGGTCGGGGGTACTCCTCACAAATGGCCGAGCCACTACTGGTAAGGCAGGAGGCACCCTTGCGTGAACCTaccaacaaactaaaaaaaatcatgtcctGGATGTTTTATGTAAAAGTGTTGCATGACTAtctggatggggggggggggggggggttatgttGTCGTCGTTGATCTTGTTCTTTTTGCTTcttgtccccccccccaaaaaaaacatggtcgtTTTTGTCATCATCACATGGAGATGGCGCTGTAGAGCTGCTCGATCCTCTCCTTGAAGAACTCCCGCAACTCGGGCCGTTTGGCCTTCAACGTGGGCGTCAGCAGGCCATTCTGGATGGAGAACATCTCGCCGTGGATGTAGATGTTCTTCACCTGGCCGCGCGCGGATGGAGCGCCGGCACAGCGGTTTGGCCTCGTTAAAAAAGCCCGCCGCGTTTCGGATGTCATTTCTTGACACGGACGCTGGCTCGCTCACTCACCTGCTCAAAGGAGCGCAGAGAACTGGCCTTGCCCAGACGCACCAGGTCCTCCAGGATGGCCTTTTTGACTTCCTGTGGACGCCGGGCGGTGCTCCGTCACCACCCCCGGAAAAATGCCACGTCCCCACACCCCGCTCGTCGGCCAGTGCGCCACCACCTACCGTGTTTTTGCACAGGTCCTTGTAGGTACCCAAGATGCCTTTCTTCTTGGCCCAGGACGGCATGACCTCCGGGTCCGGAACCACGATGCCCACCAGGCACGACTGAAGAGAAAGATGGGGAACGGCTCGGAGAGGTCGGGGGAGCGGAGGCGGGGGCAGAAGGGGGAGGATTGGACGGACCTGCAGGCTGTCTCCGTGCACGTAGAGTTGGGCCACGGGCTCGCTGCGGATGTAGATGTTCTCGATCTTCTCGGGAGAGATGTACTCGCCCTGGGCCAGCTTGAAGATGTGCTTCTTTCGGTCCACGATCTTCAGCGTGCCGTTCTGCAAAAAAGTTCCTGAGCGCTAAGTCCTCCCGTCGCGgtgttggcggcggcggcggcacgtcCGCGCAAAACTCACGGGCAGCCATTTGCCGATGTCGCCCGTGTGGAGCCAGCCGTCGGGGTCCAGCGTCTCGGCGGTCCGCTCGGGGTCTTTCAGGTAGCCCTTGAACACGTTGGTCCCCTTGACGCAAACCTGAGCGGggacaaaagaagaagaaaaaaaaaaactcaaacacacatttttgaatacttcatttaaaaaaatggtgaaattcCACCAAATAAATGGTGGTAGTTTCCAATACTTACCTCTCCCTCTCCCTTAGCAGCAAAGTAGTTCTTTTCTGGAACATCCACCAGTTTGATGAGGTTGCACGGTAGCGGTGCGCCCACGTGACCTCAAAGTTGgagagaaaggggaaaaaatggatataaaaagcaaaaaagaaaCCCGAGTCATGCAAGATATTCTGTGCAATATTGTTGTAGTACCAGTACATCTACAGCAGGGGGTAGTACATTTTGTTAGCAAGCTCACAATGACTTTATGGACACATGGTTCTGACAGCTATTGCCAATTGGACACTTGAcacttttaaccctttgtagagTATACCTGACTTTGAATAGTCacctagacaaaaaaaatatcccaactCCGATCGTGCTAGTAACCTCATTCTGACTGACGTTTGTCTATCGTGTCCACGTCTTTCTTTTATGGCGCCTTCCTAACCTCTGGGAAGTGGGATCAAGATCCCGCGTCCCGTTGCATAAGCGGCGCTCGCTCACCTGGCGTCCAGTCGCCGGGCGTGGTGAAGGTGCATCCGGCCGTGCACTCCGTCTGCCCGTACGCTTCGTACACCTGCGGGAGGAATGGGGAATCACTTTGGACGGGAAGGCGCACCGACTTTTGGCGTTGGGCAAAAATAGCGATCAGACGGCAGGAAAACCCGGGTGACCCGCATGAAAATCATTACAGGCAACCTATGTGCCAATTGCAACCACTATATTTTGGTCTGACCATTGCTTCAAGGTCATTTGAGTTGAACTTGAATCAGTGTGTGCGTGCGAGACCTGGCATCCTAAAGCCGCTCTGAGGAAGCCCAGCACCGTCGGCGAAGTGGGAGCCGCCCCCGTGATGATCATCCTTAGTCTCCCACCCAGGCTGGCCTGCCACCCATGCAAACAAACacatataactttttttttggtctgggcTTTTTTCGTAGGGCCCGGAGGTATTCGGTAGGCGTGGCCCGGAAGCGTGGCTTACCTGAATTTTGCCAAAGAAGATCTTGTCCCAGAGACTGTCGCTGCGAATGACGCCGCGGGCCACCTCGGCGCCTTTTCTCTTGGCGGCAAAGTTGAGAAGCCAGCGCTTCCAGGGGCTGTCGGCCTGGCTAAAGATCtgccggcggcggcggacgggcgggcgggccAGCGGTTAGCGTTTCTCTGACCAGTTGCCCAGAAAACGgcatgacccccccccccccccccccctccccgtgCGCGTTCCAAATCTCACCTTGTCGTACATGCGGTTGAGCAGGCGGGGAACCACGGGGAAAATGGTGGGCCGGAGGGCCTTCATGTCGTCCGGCAGCAGGCGGATGTCGCCCTGGTAGAAGCCGATGCGGCCCCCGTGACAGTACACCACCGACTGGGAAATACAGAGTCAGAGCGCCGCCTTTTGCTCTTCTTGGGATAAAAGACATCAGGTGGAAGGAAGGCGTCCTTTCCACGCTTACCTGGATCAACCTCTCGAACATGTGAGCCAGCGGCAGGAAGGAAATCAGGCAGTCGTCCCGATTGGGGAAAATGACTTTCTgcaaaaggagaagaagaaaaatgagccGGAAAAGAAAAGAcgaaagcaaaaacaaacaacccccccccccccccccccccccaagccaTTCTCCCCACTCACGTCGGTCACTTTGAGGAAGCCCGAGAAATCGGCCACCACGTTCCCGTGGGTCAGCATCACGCCCTTGGGGTTTCCTGAGTCGGAGACgtagaaaaaagaagaagaagaagaagaaagcaaaaaaaggacatttatgccaaattggattggattggataactttattggtCATGTCACAGAGCGCCTCCAAAAGGATGGACTCAGGAGGGTTATCTGTGGTCACCTGTCGTTCCACTGGTGAAGCAAACGATGGAAAGGTCCTCTGGCGAGGGAGGCTGAAGGAAGACACAGTTCAACGTCTCTCTCGACAAGACAAGGTCTCATGGAGAGTGAAGGCGGCAAAACAACCAAATGTGCATTGTCCACACACGGGTGATTGCAAAAGGTGCTCTGACCGCTGGCTCCGCTCGTCAATACTCACTAAAGGATTGCGATGGTGATCTCGGCCCAgcgcctgcgggccacataggAGGCGGGTTAATTCATCCAATATTTCTTTGCCGGCAAGCGCTCGCCTTTCCGTGGAAACGCACGCCGCCGCTGACAAACCCGTTTGCCgtgttttgagaaaaaaaaagcccagagATGTCACGGCGAGGGCATCGCGGGAATGCcacccacgcacgcacgcacgcacgcacgcacgcacgcaaatGTCATGGGGGCGACGCCGTGCGTACCTCCACTTCCCCCATGGCCTGCACGTGGACGCCGCAGCCACGGCCGCGCTCCACCAGCGCCGCGTCCAGGGCGTCCATGAGGACGATGCGACGCAGCGGCGGCGTCTGGCCGCCTTCCACGTTGGCCAGCAGCACCACGGCCTTGTCGGCCTTGTCGCAGATGACCGTGGAGATGTCGGCTGCGGACACACGGTCGTCCGGCTTCAAAAGCCACGGCCACTTCCGTCGGCGCCACCTCAAGCTCCGTCCCGAGTCTATTTGGGCTCTTACCGGTGTCGATGATGAAGCGGATGGCGTCGGGACCTAGCGTGTCGTACAGGGGCACCACCGCCATGGAGTACGTGTAGCACGCCAGCTCGGCGATGATCCACTGGGGGCGAAAAAAAGCAAGAATGGCTATTTTAGAGGAGGG
This portion of the Stigmatopora nigra isolate UIUO_SnigA chromosome 19, RoL_Snig_1.1, whole genome shotgun sequence genome encodes:
- the acsl6 gene encoding long-chain-fatty-acid--CoA ligase 6 codes for the protein MLAFVLVSGSLWILLELSSTLMERTQGREILGGLRVPDVDFLGCSAASALVGAGALAALLAYWLATRPRAIKPPCGLLHQSQEVPLEGGARRSMMGDASKLLTHYHDDARTMYEVFRRGLHISGDGPCLGWRLPNQPYKWMSYKEVSCRAEHLGSGLLHQGCRARPDQFIGVFAQNRPEWIIAELACYTYSMAVVPLYDTLGPDAIRFIIDTADISTVICDKADKAVVLLANVEGGQTPPLRRIVLMDALDAALVERGRGCGVHVQAMGEVEALGRDHHRNPLPPSPEDLSIVCFTSGTTGNPKGVMLTHGNVVADFSGFLKVTDKVIFPNRDDCLISFLPLAHMFERLIQSVVYCHGGRIGFYQGDIRLLPDDMKALRPTIFPVVPRLLNRMYDKIFSQADSPWKRWLLNFAAKRKGAEVARGVIRSDSLWDKIFFGKIQASLGGRLRMIITGAAPTSPTVLGFLRAALGCQVYEAYGQTECTAGCTFTTPGDWTPGHVGAPLPCNLIKLVDVPEKNYFAAKGEGEVCVKGTNVFKGYLKDPERTAETLDPDGWLHTGDIGKWLPNGTLKIVDRKKHIFKLAQGEYISPEKIENIYIRSEPVAQLYVHGDSLQSCLVGIVVPDPEVMPSWAKKKGILGTYKDLCKNTEVKKAILEDLVRLGKASSLRSFEQVKNIYIHGEMFSIQNGLLTPTLKAKRPELREFFKERIEQLYSAISM